One genomic segment of Gopherus flavomarginatus isolate rGopFla2 chromosome 11, rGopFla2.mat.asm, whole genome shotgun sequence includes these proteins:
- the LOC127031786 gene encoding olfactory receptor 6B2-like, which produces MEANDRSVVKAFIILGFSSMPHLQALSFILILATYVLTLTANLVIISVVKAKQHLHRPMYYFLCSFSFLDILFTTSIAPKMLESLVEVRSTISVADCIAQLYLFFTLGSTQCFLLAIMTYDRNLAICHPLRYPAIMTMWICTRLIGMVLQGGFLAPLLPIIFISQLSFCGPEEIQHYFLDAGPLLRLASS; this is translated from the coding sequence ATGGAAGCCAACGACCGTAGCGTGGTAAAGGCCTTCATCATCCTGGGCTTCTCCAGCATGCCACATCTCCAGGCCTTGTCCTTCATCTTGATCCTGGCTACCTATGTCCTGACACTGACTGCCAATCTGGTCATTATTTCAGTGGTGAAGGCCAAACAACACCTGCACCGCCCCATGTATTATTTCCTGTGCAGCTTCTCCTTTCTGGATATCTTATTTACCACCTCCATTGCGCCCAAGATGCTGGAGAGCTTAGTGGAAGTTAGGAGCACTATCTCTGTGGCTGACTGCATAGCCCAGCTCTATCTTTTCTTCACCCTGGGCTCCACCCAGTGTTTCCTCCTGGCCATCATGACCTATGACCGCAACTTGGCCATCTGTCACCCTCTGCGGTACCCGGCCATCATGACCATGTGGATCTGCACCCGACTGATAGGGATGGTCTTGCAGGGTGGCTTCCTAGCCCCCTTGCTGCCCATTATCTTCATCTCCCAGCTCTCATTCTGTGGGCCTGAGGAAATCCAACACTACTTCTTGGATGCGGGGCCCTTGCTGAGGCTAGCATCAAGCTGA
- the LOC127031319 gene encoding olfactory receptor 12D1-like has protein sequence MENQTEVSEFILLGLTKLQELRCFLFILFLFLYVASVLGNGAIMAVLLAEPRLHTPMYFFLGNLSCLDICYSTVTVPKMLAGFISKHQIIFFTSCLVQLHFFHFLGSSEAMLLAVMAYDRYVAICNPLRYRQVMNPRFCLLLAVATWSSGFLHALMHTVMTSRLHFCGPNHVHHFFCDIKPLLSLACSSTHLNLSLLNIVTGGIVIGPFILTLFSYLYIISFLLLKVQSRESRRKAFSTCTAHLMVVTLLYVPVIFNYVLPSQRDSQEGDMIATLMYSIVTSVLNPLIYTLRNREVKSALRKAVRRKLFPGRT, from the coding sequence ATGGAGAACCAGACGGAGGTGAGCGAGTTCATCCTCCTGGGTCTAACCAAGCTCCAGGAGCTACGGTGCTTCCTCTTCATTCTCTTCCTGTTTCTTTATGTGGCCAGTGTGCTGGGGAATGGGGCTATCATGGCCGTGTTGCTGGCCGAGCCCCGgctccacacccccatgtacttcttcttgGGCAACCTCTCCTGTCTAGATATCTGCTACTCCACGGTCACTGTACCCAAGATGCTGGCTGGCTTTATCTCTAAACATCAGATCATCTTCTTCACCAGCTGCCTGGTCCAGCTCCATTTCTTCCACTTCCTTGGCAGCAGCGAGGCCATGCTGTTGGCCGTCATGGCCTACGaccgctatgtggccatctgcaaCCCACTGCGCTACAGACAGGTCATGAACCCACGGTTCTGCCTGCTCCTGGCAGTGGCCACCTGGTCCAGTGGTTTTCTGCACGCCCTGATGCACACAGTCATGACCTCCCGGCTGCATTTCTGTGGCCCCAATCATGTCCAccacttcttctgtgacatcAAACCCCTGCTGAGCCTGGCCTGCAGCAGCACCCACCTCAACCTGAGTCTCCTCAACATTGTCACTGGAGGCATCGTGATAGGCCCTTTCATACTTACACTCTTCTCCTACCTCTACAtcatctccttcctcctcctgaaGGTACAGTCACGGGAGAGCAGGAggaaggccttttccacctgcacTGCCCACCTCATGGTGGTGACTTTACTCTATGTGCCTGTTATCTTTAACTATGTACTGCCCTCTCAGAGGGACTCCCAagagggggacatgatagccaCCCTCATGTACAGCATCGTCACCTCTGTCCTGAACCCCCTGATCTACACCCTGAGGAACCGGGAGGTGAAATCTGCCCTGAGGAAAGCGGTAAGAAGAAAGCTATTCCCTGGAAGGACATGA
- the LOC127031787 gene encoding olfactory receptor 12D1-like, which yields MENQTEMSEFILLGLTNVQELQRFLFILFLMLYLASMLGNGAIMAMVMAEPRLHTPMYFFLGNLSCLDIFYSTVTVPKMLAGFISGYQTISFTDCLAQLHFFHFLGSSEVILLAVMAYDRYVAICNPLRYMLVMNPQVCLFLAAATWTTGFLHALMHTVMTSKLHFCSRKRVHHFFCDIKPLLSLACSSTRLNLSLLNIVTGTIALTPFIITLLSYLYIISFLFLTVQSWEGRRKAFSTCTSHLTVVALLYVPVLFNYMPHSVGGSSEREMIITLIYTIVTPVLNPLIYTLRNQEVKSALRKALGRKLLPGKK from the coding sequence atggagaaccagACGGAGATGAGCGAGTTCATCCTCCTGGGCCTGACCAATGTCCAGGAGCTGCAGCGCTTCCTCTTCATTCTTTTCCTCATGCTTTACTTGGCCAGCATGCTGGGGAATGGGGCCATCATGGCCATGGTAATGGCTGAACCCCggcttcacacccccatgtacttcttcttgGGCAACCTCTCCTGTCTGGACATCTTCTACTCAACAGTCACCgtgcccaagatgctggctgGTTTCATCTCAGGGTACCAGACCATTTCCTTCACTGAttgcctggcccagctccatttctTCCACTTCTTGGGTAGCAGTGAGGTCATTCTTCTGGCTGTCATGGCTTATGACCGGTATGTGGCCATCTGCAACCCACTTCGCTACATGCTGGTCATGAACCCACAGGTATGCCTGTTCCTGGCAGCAGCGACCTGGACCACCGGCTTCCTACACGCCCTGATGCACACGGTCATGACCTCCAAACTGCACTTCTGCAGTCGCAAGCGTGTCCACCACTTTTTCTGTGACATCAAGCCCCTGCTGAGCCTGGCCTGCAGCAGCACCCGCCTTAACCTGAGCCTCCTCAACATCGTTACTGGGACCATCGCTCTGACTCCCTTCATCATCACACTCCTCTCCTACCTCTACATCATCTCCTTCCTCTTCCTGACGGTCCAGTCATGGGAGGGCAGGAGAAAGGCCTTCTCCACTTGCACCTCCCACCTCACTGTGGTGGCACTGCTCTATGTGCCGGTTCTCTTCAATTATATGCCACACTCTGTGGGAGGCTCCTCAGAAAGGGAGATGATCATCACCCTCATATACACCATCGTCACCCCAGTTTtgaaccccctcatctacacccTGAGGAACCAGGAGGTGAAATCTGCCCTGAGGAAAGCACTGGGAAGAAAGCTTCTCcctgggaaaaaatga
- the LOC127031785 gene encoding olfactory receptor 6A2-like has translation MHWDNQSHVTEFLIVGFPGILELQLLLFLVFLLAYALTVIENTVTIMLMWAIVSLHKPMYLFLGNLSFLEIWYVSVTVPKMLLSFVTKRKGISFVVCMAQLYFFLALACTECVLLAVMAYDRYVAICNSLHYSAIMSQTLCIRLVAGSWLSGFPISMWKVLFTSRLTFCGVNIINHFFCNVSPLLNLACIDMSLAALTDFLLALLILLGHLSTTVASYICIISMVVRIPSAKGCLKAFSTCASHLLVGTIFYASSLFIYARPQAISSFDSNKLVSVIYTVLTPLLNPVIYCLRNKVFKDTLRKMVHGIKVFS, from the coding sequence ATGCACTGGGACAACCAAAGTCATGTGACTGAGTTCCTTATTGTGGGTTTTCCTGGCATCCTGGAGTTGCAGCTCCTGCTCTTCTTGGTATTCCTTCTGGCCTATGCACTGACTGTGATAGAGAATACAGTGACCATCATGCTAATGTGGGCCATCGTGTCACTCCACAAGCCCATGTACCTCTTCCTGGGGAATCTCTCTTTCCTGGAGATCTGGTACGTCTCAGTCACGGTGCCCAAGATGTTATTGAGCTTTGTAACAAAAAGGAAAGGCATCTCCTTTGTTGTGTGCATGGCCCAACTCTACTTCTTCCTGGCCTTGGCCTGCACTGAGTGTGTCCTCCTGGCCGTAATGGCCTATGACCGCTATGTGGCTATCTGTAACTCGCTGCACTACTCAGCCATCATGAGCCAGACTCTCTGCATCCGCCTGGTAGCTGGATCCTGGCTGAGTGGCTTTCCCATCTCCATGTGGAAGGTCCTCTTCACCTCGCGTCTGACCTTCTGTGGGGTTAACATCATCAACCACTTCTTCTGTAATGTGTCACCACTGCTCAACCTGGCCTGCATCGACATGTCACTGGCAGCACTTACGGACttcctgctggccctgctcattCTCCTGGGGCATCTCTCCACTACTGTGGCCTCTTACATCTGCATCATCTCTATGGTTGTGCGCATTCCCTCAGCCAAAGGGTGTCTCAAGGCCTTTTCTACATGTGCCTCCCACTTGCTGGTGGGCACCATCTTCTATGCTTCCTCCCTCTTCATCTATGCCAGACCTCAAGCCATAAGTTCCTTTGACTCCAACAAGCTGGTGTCCGTCATTTACACAGTTCTGACACCCCTCCTCAACCCAGTCATCTATTGCCTGAGGAACAAGGTGTTCAAGGACACCCTGAGGAAAATGGTGCATGGCATAAAAGTGTTCTCCTAG